From one Suricata suricatta isolate VVHF042 chromosome 8, meerkat_22Aug2017_6uvM2_HiC, whole genome shotgun sequence genomic stretch:
- the JUN gene encoding transcription factor AP-1: MTAKMETTFYDDALNASFLQSESGAYGYSNPKILKQSMTLNLADPVGSLKPHLRAKNSDLLTSPDVGLLKLASPELERLIIQSSNGHITTTPTPTQFLCPKNVTDEQEGFAEGFVRALAELHSQNTLPSVTSAAQPVSGAGMVAPAVASVAGGNGGGGFSASLHSEPPVYANLSNFNPGALSSGGGAPSYGAAGLSFPAQPQQPQQPPQPPHHLPQQIPVQHPRLQALKEEPQTVPEMPGETPPLSPIDMESQERIKAERKRMRNRIAASKCRKRKLERIARLEEKVKTLKAQNSELASTANMLREQVAQLKQKVMNHVNSGCQLMLTQQLQTF, encoded by the coding sequence ATGACTGCAAAGATGGAAACGACCTTCTACGACGATGCCCTCAACGCCTCGTTCCTCCAGTCCGAGAGCGGCGCCTACGGCTACAGCAACCCCAAGATCCTGAAACAGAGCATGACCCTGAACCTGGCCGACCCGGTGGGCAGCCTGAAGCCCCACCTCCGGGCCAAGAACTCGGACCTCCTCACCTCGCCCGACGTGGGGCTGCTCAAACTGGCGTCCCCCGAGCTGGAGCGCCTGATAATCCAGTCCAGCAACGGGCACATCACCACCACGCCGACCCCCACGCAGTTCCTGTGCCCCAAGAACGTGACAGACGAGCAAGAGGGCTTCGCCGAGGGTTTCGTGCGCGCCCTGGCCGAACTGCACAGCCAGAACACTCTGCCCAGCGTCACGTCGGCGGCGCAGCCGGTCAGCGGGGCGGGCATGGTGGCTCCGGCGGTGGCCTCGGTGGCGGGCGGCAACGGCGGCGGCGGCTTCAGCGCCAGCCTGCACAGCGAGCCGCCTGTCTACGCCAACCTCAGCAACTTCAACCCGGGTGCTCTGAGCAGCGGCGGCGGGGCGCCTTCCTACGGCGCGGCCGGCCTGTCCTTTCCCGCGCAGCCCCAGCAACCGCAGCAGCCCCCGCAGCCGCCACACCACCTGCCCCAGCAGATCCCCGTGCAGCACCCGCGGCTTCAGGCCCTGAAGGAGGAGCCGCAGACGGTGCCCGAGATGCCCGGGGAAACGCCGCCCCTGTCCCCCATCGACATGGAGTCGCAGGAGAGGATCAAGGCGGAGAGGAAACGCATGAGGAACCGCATCGCCGCCTCCAAGTGCCGGAAAAGGAAGCTGGAGAGGATCGCCCGGCTGGAGGAAAAAGTGAAAACCTTGAAAGCGCAGAACTCGGAGCTGGCGTCCACGGCCAACATGCTCAGGGAACAGGTGGCACAGCTTAAACAGAAAGTCATGAACCACGTTAACAGTGGGTGCCAACTCATGCTAACACAGCAGTTGCAAACGTTTTGA